Proteins encoded together in one Pseudoalteromonas xiamenensis window:
- a CDS encoding malic enzyme-like NAD(P)-binding protein gives MTDFRQKALDYHAHPVPGKISVELTKPAETVRDLALAYSPGVAEPVREIAEDPANAYKYTAKGNMVAVISNGTAILGLGNLGPLASKPVMEGKALLFKRFAGLDSIDIEVKHKTTEDFINTVANIADTFGGINLEDIKAPECFEIEKALIERCDIPVFHDDQHGTAIVTAAGMLNALEIQGKDIHDAIIVCLGAGAAAIACMELLIKCGAQREHIYMLDRKGVIHTRREDLNEYKKLFANNTDKRTLQDVIADADVFVGVSGPDLISAEDLKLMADNPVVFACSNPDPEISPEVAHSARNDLIMATGRSDYPNQVNNVLCFPFIFRGALDVRATAINDAMKIAAVEAIRSIAKEPVPAQVLKASDVDALEFGKEYIIPKPMDPRLLPRIAKAVAQAAIDSGVAQIPMPDNYMA, from the coding sequence ATGACTGATTTTCGTCAAAAAGCGTTGGACTACCACGCGCACCCCGTTCCAGGAAAAATTAGTGTCGAATTAACTAAGCCGGCAGAAACGGTTAGGGATCTCGCTTTGGCCTACAGCCCAGGTGTAGCAGAACCTGTTCGTGAAATTGCAGAAGATCCAGCGAATGCATACAAATACACGGCCAAAGGGAATATGGTTGCGGTTATCAGTAATGGTACAGCGATTCTTGGTCTAGGTAATTTAGGTCCTTTGGCATCAAAACCAGTAATGGAAGGTAAAGCGTTATTGTTTAAACGCTTCGCAGGCTTAGATTCAATTGATATTGAAGTTAAACATAAAACGACCGAAGACTTTATCAACACGGTTGCCAATATCGCAGATACGTTTGGTGGTATTAATCTTGAAGACATTAAAGCGCCTGAATGTTTTGAAATTGAAAAGGCACTAATCGAACGGTGTGATATTCCAGTGTTCCATGACGATCAACACGGTACTGCAATCGTGACGGCGGCAGGTATGCTGAATGCGCTAGAGATCCAAGGTAAAGATATTCACGATGCGATTATCGTGTGTTTGGGCGCAGGCGCGGCAGCGATTGCTTGTATGGAACTGCTGATCAAATGCGGTGCGCAGCGTGAGCACATTTACATGCTTGATCGTAAAGGGGTTATTCATACACGCCGTGAAGACCTGAATGAATATAAAAAGCTATTTGCTAACAACACGGATAAACGTACATTACAGGACGTGATTGCCGATGCGGACGTGTTTGTCGGTGTATCTGGCCCTGACCTTATTTCAGCTGAAGACTTAAAACTGATGGCAGACAACCCAGTTGTATTTGCATGTTCAAATCCAGATCCTGAAATCAGCCCTGAAGTAGCACACAGTGCTCGTAATGACTTAATCATGGCAACAGGTCGCTCAGATTATCCGAACCAAGTAAATAACGTACTTTGTTTCCCGTTTATTTTCCGCGGTGCGTTAGATGTACGTGCAACAGCAATCAATGATGCAATGAAAATTGCAGCGGTAGAAGCCATTCGCAGCATTGCAAAAGAGCCTGTACCTGCTCAAGTACTTAAAGCATCAGATGTTGACGCGCTTGAATTTGGGAAAGAATACATCATTCCAAAACCCATGGATCCGCGTTTATTGCCTCGCATCGCTAAAGCGGTCGCACAAGCGGCGATTGATTCGGGCGTTGCTCAAATTCCAATGCCAGACAACTACATGGCATAA
- the metJ gene encoding met regulon transcriptional regulator MetJ: MATWNGEYVHPYAEHGKKSEQVKKITVSIPLNVLKVLTDERTRRQVNNLRHATNSELLCEAFLHAFTGQPLPSDEDLRKDNPEKVPAEVRKIMIEMGLEVPIIEED; this comes from the coding sequence ATGGCAACTTGGAATGGTGAGTATGTTCACCCTTATGCAGAACACGGTAAAAAATCAGAACAAGTAAAAAAGATCACCGTATCGATTCCATTAAACGTATTAAAAGTACTGACGGACGAGCGTACACGTCGCCAAGTCAATAACTTGAGACATGCGACAAACAGTGAACTACTGTGCGAGGCCTTTCTACATGCGTTTACAGGCCAACCATTGCCATCCGATGAAGACTTACGTAAAGATAATCCAGAAAAAGTGCCTGCCGAAGTGCGCAAGATTATGATTGAGATGGGACTTGAAGTACCAATCATCGAAGAAGATTAA
- the metB gene encoding cystathionine gamma-synthase: MSLSNKATIAVRNGIEADKHHGAVVPPLYLSTTYSFADFNVKRAYDYGRSGNPNRDILADTLAQLEGGAKGIITATGMAAVHLVTQLLNHDDTLVIPHDCYGGSYRLFTSLAKRGLLKLQVVDLTNPENYQTVIGAKPKVIWIETPSNPILRLTDISAIVDVAKQCGALVAADNTFLSPGLQNPIQFGVDIVVHSTTKYINGHSDVVGGAVIAKTQELGEELAWWANNIGITGAPFDSYLTLRGLRTLNVRLKQHQENALAIAEYLEQSSFVKKVYYPGLKSHPQHELAKQQQRGFGGMVSFDIQGGLNDAAAFLTSLKQFSLAESLGGVESLICHPATMTHAGMEPQARLEAGVGDTLIRISVGIEDVRDLLADLESAFTMVRPGEVKVASVDTQQQQNNQDNLQAFNLVPATPALW; the protein is encoded by the coding sequence ATGAGTCTGTCAAATAAAGCGACGATTGCAGTCAGAAATGGAATTGAAGCCGATAAGCATCACGGTGCAGTCGTACCGCCTCTGTATTTATCGACGACGTATTCGTTTGCTGATTTCAACGTAAAGCGCGCTTATGACTACGGTCGTAGCGGAAACCCGAATCGCGACATTTTGGCCGATACCTTAGCGCAACTTGAAGGTGGTGCGAAAGGGATCATTACGGCGACGGGAATGGCGGCTGTACACCTAGTGACACAACTGTTAAATCATGACGATACATTGGTTATTCCACATGATTGCTATGGTGGCAGTTATCGATTGTTCACATCATTGGCAAAACGCGGTTTACTGAAACTGCAAGTCGTGGATTTAACCAATCCAGAGAACTATCAAACGGTGATTGGTGCCAAGCCAAAAGTGATTTGGATTGAAACGCCAAGCAACCCTATTTTACGACTCACTGATATATCTGCCATTGTTGATGTTGCCAAGCAGTGTGGTGCACTGGTTGCTGCAGACAATACCTTTTTATCGCCTGGCTTGCAGAATCCGATTCAATTTGGTGTGGACATTGTGGTGCATTCAACCACGAAATACATTAACGGCCATTCGGATGTGGTTGGAGGTGCCGTGATAGCCAAAACGCAAGAGTTAGGCGAGGAATTAGCATGGTGGGCGAATAACATCGGTATTACCGGTGCGCCGTTCGATAGCTACTTAACGCTACGTGGACTTCGCACATTAAACGTTCGTTTAAAACAGCATCAAGAAAACGCCTTAGCGATTGCTGAATATCTTGAACAATCCTCTTTCGTAAAGAAAGTGTATTATCCAGGACTTAAATCTCATCCTCAACATGAGCTTGCGAAACAGCAACAACGTGGTTTTGGTGGGATGGTCAGTTTTGATATTCAGGGTGGATTAAATGACGCTGCGGCATTCTTAACGTCCCTCAAACAATTTTCGCTCGCAGAATCCTTGGGTGGAGTGGAAAGCTTGATTTGTCATCCAGCGACCATGACTCATGCTGGTATGGAACCTCAAGCGCGACTCGAGGCAGGCGTTGGTGATACACTAATTAGAATTTCTGTGGGTATTGAAGACGTTAGAGATTTACTGGCCGATTTAGAAAGTGCGTTTACTATGGTACGCCCTGGCGAAGTAAAAGTTGCATCCGTAGATACTCAGCAACAGCAAAACAACCAAGATAATTTACAGGCATTCAATTTAGTGCCTGCAACTCCGGCACTATGGTAA
- the metL gene encoding bifunctional aspartate kinase/homoserine dehydrogenase II produces the protein MTQAVHKFGGSSLSSASRYQAVANIILGQCVAGDCVVVSAAGKTTNTLVKLWQSHTQSDTQAVSDILLQLESQQTQLISELLQGDLQRHLLNLLHAELKAIASQSEQKQLHEASLLAHGEVWSARLLAHYLQHLGVAAKNIDARQLFTLHHGQLVEQKNVQACGELIAIDQINVVTGFIASDSEGTTVTLGRNGSDYSATLLASYVHAQSVSIWTDTQGVYSTDPRKVSNAIKYPKVCRGQANLLARLGNPVLHAKTLSPLKNTEIKLVVRSSYEPEATPTEVVKEGYSKAKRFITTFENQDLLRVEQLQAGEVRDLSQLIQHSIHHFSQVGDVFLMVPAAFTHVVVQQLQGRANLVGSNLNGCAVVAAQNEVSSLKKQARLLLDEQEVVVRFEHEAGDYALFLTDQLIDSDALASLHDKLVTKGQELAIIVAGLGNVGEVFIEQCKDQIAHLQQQFDVKVVALLRSESMLFAASGINLDNWQTQWSVESLPYAKEDLLARIVELDYEHKVVIDITASEAFSQLYPDFVAADCHLISANKYAGTAELNWYESLRSRLKERNLYWRYNTSVGAGLPINFALADLQNSGDRVIEVEGVFSGTLSWLCSQYDGTKAFSDLVLEAQALGFTEPDPREDLSGRDMQRKLLILARDLGLSLNLDDIELSPLMPEVLAHGDWNAFLANRALLDSFIALKAEEAAREGCVLRYTGALTLRDGKVTAKVGVAHVGATSALANLTPGDNIFVIRSQWYQNNPLVIQGPGAGKEVTAAGIHSDLYWLTQQLR, from the coding sequence ATGACACAAGCAGTACATAAATTTGGTGGGTCGAGCTTAAGCTCGGCCTCTCGTTATCAGGCCGTAGCGAATATTATTTTAGGTCAATGTGTGGCGGGCGATTGCGTTGTTGTGTCGGCGGCAGGTAAAACCACGAATACACTAGTCAAATTGTGGCAAAGTCACACTCAAAGCGATACTCAGGCTGTAAGTGATATTTTGTTGCAACTTGAATCACAACAAACGCAATTGATCAGTGAGCTGCTGCAAGGGGATTTACAGCGTCACTTATTAAATTTATTGCACGCGGAGTTAAAAGCTATTGCGTCGCAAAGTGAACAAAAGCAGTTACATGAAGCTTCTTTGTTGGCTCATGGTGAAGTTTGGTCTGCTCGTTTACTTGCGCATTATTTACAGCATTTAGGTGTGGCGGCAAAGAATATTGATGCCCGCCAGTTATTTACATTGCATCATGGCCAATTGGTTGAGCAAAAAAATGTGCAGGCGTGTGGCGAGCTAATCGCTATTGATCAAATAAATGTTGTGACGGGTTTTATTGCTAGTGACAGTGAAGGAACTACGGTAACGCTAGGCCGCAATGGCAGTGATTACAGCGCGACTTTGTTGGCAAGTTATGTTCATGCCCAGAGTGTATCAATTTGGACCGACACACAAGGTGTGTACAGCACGGATCCGCGTAAAGTGTCCAATGCAATTAAGTACCCTAAAGTATGCCGAGGACAAGCTAACTTATTGGCACGTCTTGGTAACCCGGTATTGCATGCAAAAACATTGTCGCCATTGAAAAATACAGAAATAAAACTGGTGGTACGTTCGAGTTATGAGCCGGAAGCGACGCCAACAGAAGTGGTCAAAGAAGGGTACAGTAAAGCAAAGCGCTTTATCACCACCTTCGAAAATCAAGATTTGCTACGTGTAGAACAACTTCAAGCAGGTGAAGTGCGCGATTTGAGTCAGCTCATCCAGCACAGCATTCATCACTTTTCTCAAGTTGGAGACGTGTTCTTGATGGTGCCAGCTGCCTTCACTCATGTTGTCGTACAACAGTTACAGGGCAGAGCAAATCTGGTTGGTTCGAATCTAAACGGCTGTGCAGTAGTGGCTGCACAAAACGAAGTCAGCAGCTTGAAGAAGCAAGCTCGTCTGTTATTGGATGAGCAAGAAGTTGTGGTTCGTTTTGAACATGAAGCAGGCGATTATGCACTGTTTCTGACCGATCAACTGATCGACAGCGACGCGTTGGCCTCATTGCATGACAAATTAGTCACCAAAGGCCAAGAATTGGCGATTATAGTGGCGGGTTTGGGCAATGTTGGCGAAGTGTTTATTGAACAATGCAAAGACCAAATAGCCCATTTACAACAGCAATTCGATGTAAAAGTAGTTGCTTTGCTGCGCAGTGAAAGCATGCTTTTTGCAGCTAGTGGGATTAACTTGGACAATTGGCAAACCCAATGGAGCGTTGAGTCGTTACCTTACGCCAAAGAAGATTTACTCGCGCGGATCGTGGAGCTAGATTACGAGCACAAAGTAGTCATTGATATCACGGCGAGTGAAGCATTTAGCCAATTGTACCCGGACTTTGTTGCTGCAGACTGCCATTTGATTAGTGCCAATAAATATGCTGGAACAGCTGAATTAAATTGGTATGAATCATTACGAAGCCGATTAAAAGAACGCAACTTGTATTGGCGTTACAACACGAGTGTGGGTGCTGGATTGCCAATCAATTTCGCATTAGCGGACTTACAAAACAGTGGTGACCGCGTTATTGAAGTGGAAGGGGTGTTTTCAGGCACGTTGTCTTGGCTCTGTAGCCAGTACGATGGTACAAAAGCTTTCTCTGATTTGGTACTTGAAGCACAAGCACTGGGATTCACCGAGCCGGATCCAAGAGAAGATTTATCTGGTCGAGATATGCAGCGTAAGCTGCTTATTTTGGCTCGAGACCTTGGTTTATCACTAAACTTGGATGACATCGAATTAAGCCCCCTAATGCCAGAGGTACTAGCACACGGCGACTGGAATGCCTTTCTGGCCAATCGAGCATTGCTGGATAGCTTTATTGCTCTGAAAGCCGAAGAAGCAGCCCGAGAAGGTTGTGTGCTTCGCTATACCGGTGCTTTAACGCTACGAGATGGTAAAGTAACAGCAAAAGTTGGAGTCGCACACGTTGGTGCCACTTCGGCACTGGCTAATCTCACGCCAGGTGATAACATTTTTGTGATACGTAGCCAGTGGTACCAAAACAATCCATTGGTTATCCAAGGACCAGGGGCTGGAAAAGAAGTGACTGCGGCGGGCATTCATTCCGATTTATACTGGCTTACTCAACAGCTTCGTTAG
- a CDS encoding penicillin-binding protein 1A, translating to MKLLKRFLLFCTFGIGFGLLSLVILYYYVKSDIPSVAVLKDVKLQTPMQVFTRDGKLINQFGEKRRIPVHIEDVPKPLIQAILATEDNRFYEHVGIDPIGLARSAVVLVTTGQKKQGASTITMQVARNFFLTREKSYIRKIKEIFISLHIEQLLTKDEILELYLNKIELGNRAFGIGAAAQVYYGKSLNELTLAQMAMIAGLPKAPSALNPIRNPERAMQRRTVVLSRMLAEGYITKSQYDEAKAAPISAKRHGAEIELNAPYIAEMVRSYMVEQYGEEIAYNSGFKVYTSVESTIQAHAQIALMENLHDYDERHGYRGPVKRLWLPEIDLPWNTDLIVKALKEQEAFGLLRPVVVQSVDEKSAQVINTKGETLTLEWSGLAWAREYINEDKQGDAPKSAKEILAPGMLVFVRNKGDLWQLAQLPVATSALVSLDPQDGRIKALVGGYSFEQSQFNRATQAKRQVGSNIKPFIYSAALDNGYTLASIMNDAPINHWDKSQGVAWRPKNSPDVYDGPIRIRRALAQSKNVVSVRLLRGVGLQKTADHLLKFGFQEQDIVRSESLALGSAAMTPLELARGISSFANGGKLITPYFVTEIQDAFGTTVFTHEPILACDEAMAESAEHACAPSVISEQNAFLVADAMKSTIQGGGSWRHKTGWSGTGWRAQALKRKDLSGKTGTTNDAVDTWFSGFNRNVLTTVWVGFDDAGKPLGRAAYNANLEQNQLAGSESGAKTALPAWVDYMRVALEDEPYAPIEPPPGLVSVRIDLKTGLLTNRNDHTSRFEYFLPETQPTKYVLDDGTDTPFEDAPVSTNELF from the coding sequence GTGAAATTATTAAAGAGATTTTTACTTTTTTGTACGTTTGGGATTGGATTTGGGCTACTTTCACTTGTCATCCTTTATTATTACGTAAAATCCGATATTCCCAGTGTCGCGGTACTCAAAGACGTGAAACTGCAGACCCCAATGCAAGTATTTACGCGCGATGGAAAATTAATCAACCAGTTTGGTGAAAAACGACGTATTCCCGTCCACATTGAAGATGTACCAAAACCCTTGATCCAAGCCATTTTGGCGACAGAAGACAATCGTTTTTATGAACACGTCGGAATTGACCCCATTGGTCTTGCGCGAAGTGCTGTAGTTTTGGTTACGACCGGCCAAAAAAAGCAAGGTGCAAGTACCATCACCATGCAAGTAGCGCGAAACTTCTTTTTAACAAGAGAAAAATCCTACATTCGAAAAATCAAAGAAATCTTCATCTCTTTGCATATTGAGCAATTGTTAACGAAAGACGAAATCCTCGAACTCTATCTCAACAAAATTGAACTTGGGAACCGCGCTTTTGGTATCGGGGCTGCCGCGCAGGTTTACTATGGTAAATCCCTAAATGAACTGACCCTTGCTCAAATGGCAATGATTGCTGGTTTGCCAAAAGCACCTTCTGCGCTGAATCCAATTCGAAATCCAGAACGTGCGATGCAGCGCCGTACAGTGGTGCTATCACGAATGTTAGCCGAAGGCTACATCACCAAATCTCAATACGACGAGGCTAAAGCAGCCCCAATCTCCGCGAAAAGACACGGTGCCGAAATTGAGCTCAATGCACCGTACATCGCCGAAATGGTGCGCTCTTACATGGTTGAACAATACGGTGAAGAAATCGCCTATAACAGCGGTTTCAAAGTTTACACCAGCGTGGAATCAACGATTCAGGCACATGCCCAAATCGCATTAATGGAAAATTTACACGATTACGATGAACGACACGGCTATCGAGGCCCAGTAAAACGCCTGTGGTTGCCTGAAATCGACCTTCCGTGGAATACGGACCTCATCGTTAAAGCACTTAAAGAACAAGAAGCCTTTGGATTACTGCGTCCTGTTGTTGTCCAATCGGTCGATGAAAAAAGTGCACAAGTCATCAATACCAAAGGTGAAACGTTGACCCTTGAATGGAGCGGTCTTGCTTGGGCAAGAGAATACATTAACGAGGATAAACAAGGTGATGCGCCGAAGTCGGCAAAGGAGATCTTAGCACCTGGTATGCTCGTGTTTGTACGTAACAAAGGTGACCTTTGGCAGCTTGCACAATTACCCGTTGCGACAAGCGCTTTGGTCTCTCTTGATCCTCAAGATGGCCGGATAAAAGCTTTAGTGGGTGGTTATAGCTTCGAACAAAGCCAATTTAACCGTGCAACTCAGGCAAAACGTCAAGTTGGCTCAAACATTAAACCATTCATTTATTCCGCGGCACTCGACAATGGGTACACACTTGCCAGTATCATGAATGACGCACCAATTAATCACTGGGATAAAAGCCAAGGCGTGGCATGGCGCCCAAAAAACAGCCCTGATGTTTATGACGGGCCCATCCGAATTCGTCGTGCATTGGCGCAATCTAAAAACGTGGTGTCAGTTAGATTACTGCGTGGGGTCGGTTTACAAAAGACCGCTGACCATCTATTGAAGTTTGGCTTCCAAGAGCAGGACATTGTGCGCAGCGAGTCACTCGCTTTGGGCAGTGCAGCAATGACGCCGCTGGAGCTCGCTCGAGGCATAAGCAGTTTTGCTAACGGCGGGAAGCTAATAACGCCCTATTTTGTTACTGAGATCCAAGATGCTTTTGGTACTACCGTGTTCACTCATGAACCTATTCTGGCGTGTGATGAAGCCATGGCGGAATCTGCAGAGCATGCATGCGCCCCTTCGGTTATTTCTGAGCAAAATGCTTTTCTTGTTGCCGATGCAATGAAAAGCACCATCCAAGGAGGAGGAAGTTGGCGTCATAAAACGGGCTGGAGTGGTACAGGCTGGCGTGCACAAGCGCTAAAACGTAAAGACTTATCCGGTAAGACGGGAACGACGAATGATGCTGTCGACACCTGGTTCAGTGGTTTTAACCGCAATGTATTAACGACAGTTTGGGTGGGCTTTGATGATGCAGGAAAACCGTTAGGTCGTGCGGCATACAACGCGAATCTTGAGCAAAATCAGCTTGCGGGCTCCGAGTCCGGTGCTAAAACGGCACTACCAGCCTGGGTAGACTACATGCGCGTGGCGCTAGAAGATGAGCCTTACGCACCAATTGAGCCACCACCGGGCCTAGTATCCGTTCGAATTGATTTGAAAACAGGCTTACTAACAAATCGCAATGACCATACCAGTCGATTTGAGTACTTTTTGCCAGAAACCCAACCCACTAAATACGTGTTAGATGACGGTACAGACACTCCTTTTGAGGATGCGCCAGTGTCAACGAATGAGCTATTTTAA
- a CDS encoding pilus assembly protein PilM — translation MFSQLFNKNESMMVGIDIGSHCVKAVLLAKTGSGYRLEAAAIEPIPKGAMAERTIQDIEAIGRVIAKLKKRVPKSANLAAVAVSGQTVITKVIFMDVALTDAELESQIAIEADSLIPYPLDEVSLDFEKLSVNEADPSKMNVLLSAARTESVEARVGALEEGGFKAKVVDVESYALGRALDVMYPQLPSDAFDKIVAVIDVGAVITLVSVLQSGKTLYTRDQVFGGEQFTNSIVAYYNKTYDDAELGKVTRDLPPNYTFEVLAPFQTSLIQQIRRAVQMFMTTSGKDHVDYIILTGGTAAIEGLERLLVDELGIHTIVADPFADMEISPKVDRMLLEKHRTQFAIATGLALRSFSTCHI, via the coding sequence ATGTTTAGTCAACTATTTAACAAGAATGAATCCATGATGGTGGGGATCGACATCGGTTCCCATTGTGTAAAAGCCGTTCTGTTGGCTAAAACGGGTTCTGGTTACCGTCTAGAAGCTGCGGCGATTGAACCTATTCCAAAAGGGGCGATGGCCGAACGCACCATTCAAGATATTGAGGCAATTGGCCGAGTTATCGCTAAACTTAAGAAGCGCGTGCCAAAATCTGCCAATCTTGCTGCGGTTGCCGTTTCTGGCCAAACTGTTATCACCAAAGTGATTTTCATGGACGTTGCTTTAACCGACGCTGAATTAGAATCACAAATTGCTATCGAAGCGGACAGTTTGATCCCCTATCCATTGGACGAAGTGAGTTTAGATTTCGAAAAGCTATCGGTCAATGAAGCTGATCCGTCAAAAATGAACGTTTTGTTGTCCGCAGCACGTACCGAAAGTGTTGAAGCTCGAGTGGGTGCGTTGGAAGAAGGTGGCTTTAAGGCGAAAGTAGTTGATGTTGAAAGTTATGCATTGGGCAGAGCATTGGATGTAATGTACCCGCAGTTACCTTCCGATGCGTTCGATAAAATTGTTGCCGTAATTGATGTTGGTGCGGTGATTACATTAGTGAGTGTATTGCAATCGGGTAAGACGCTGTATACCCGCGATCAAGTCTTTGGTGGCGAACAATTTACGAACAGCATCGTCGCGTATTACAACAAAACATACGACGACGCAGAATTGGGTAAAGTGACGCGAGATCTACCCCCTAATTATACGTTTGAAGTACTCGCACCGTTTCAAACCTCACTGATTCAGCAAATTCGCCGAGCAGTACAGATGTTCATGACCACAAGTGGTAAAGATCATGTTGATTACATCATCCTAACCGGTGGAACAGCGGCAATTGAGGGGTTGGAACGCTTATTGGTCGACGAATTAGGGATCCACACTATAGTGGCGGACCCTTTTGCCGATATGGAAATATCGCCTAAAGTCGATCGTATGCTGCTTGAAAAGCATCGAACGCAATTCGCGATAGCAACAGGCCTTGCATTAAGGAGCTTTTCGACATGCCACATATAA
- a CDS encoding PilN domain-containing protein, producing the protein MPHINLLPWRQQQRQASQKRFLALIGSLVFVAFFSMYMLGGIYSSMRDGQDIKNAYLNTEIALLDKQIREINELNTKKENLQQRMKLIEELQSNRNLGTQLIDEIARIVPAGIYLTSLERKGKMLKVVGRSESNNRLSSMLRNVESSYLLEKPTLQGIVAGEQQARLLSDFTMQFYIKAYEDINEAERYVRK; encoded by the coding sequence ATGCCACATATAAACCTGTTGCCTTGGCGTCAACAACAACGTCAGGCGTCACAAAAACGTTTTTTGGCGTTGATTGGTAGTTTGGTTTTCGTCGCCTTTTTTTCGATGTACATGTTGGGCGGGATTTACAGCTCAATGCGCGACGGCCAAGACATAAAAAATGCGTATTTGAATACGGAAATCGCGCTACTTGATAAGCAAATACGTGAAATCAATGAACTCAATACAAAGAAAGAAAACTTGCAGCAGCGGATGAAGTTAATTGAAGAGCTGCAGAGTAACCGAAATCTCGGTACGCAGCTTATTGACGAGATAGCTAGAATCGTCCCTGCGGGAATTTATTTAACGAGCCTAGAACGAAAAGGCAAAATGCTAAAAGTGGTAGGACGAAGCGAGTCGAATAATCGCTTGTCATCAATGTTACGGAATGTCGAATCATCTTATTTACTTGAAAAACCAACATTGCAAGGCATTGTCGCCGGAGAACAGCAAGCTCGCTTACTAAGCGATTTTACTATGCAGTTTTATATCAAAGCCTATGAAGACATTAATGAGGCAGAAAGATATGTCAGAAAATAA
- a CDS encoding type 4a pilus biogenesis protein PilO, which translates to MEFDLKSLKDINWNEIELENMGDWPFPVKVLCCIFVVVLTLFLGYSTLVSSEVSSYEQAVQKETELRSAYRIKYARATNLDLYRTQMLQMEEEFSQLLRKLPTSNETPGLLDDLTYVGTTSGLTFLKIGWLPEIKKEFYTELPINLEVVGHYHEFGEFVSKVAQLPRIVSLHDFKIENAANNQLIFTVIAKTYRYEQKEQKK; encoded by the coding sequence GTGGAATTTGATTTAAAGTCGCTCAAAGACATTAACTGGAACGAGATTGAACTGGAAAACATGGGTGATTGGCCGTTTCCAGTCAAAGTGCTGTGTTGTATTTTTGTTGTCGTTCTGACGCTGTTTTTAGGTTACAGCACGTTGGTCTCAAGTGAAGTTTCCAGCTACGAGCAGGCTGTGCAAAAAGAGACGGAATTAAGAAGCGCTTACCGCATTAAGTATGCTCGCGCGACTAACTTAGATCTTTACCGTACGCAAATGCTGCAAATGGAGGAAGAATTTTCTCAATTGTTGAGAAAACTGCCGACCTCGAACGAAACACCAGGTTTACTCGATGACTTGACGTATGTAGGAACAACAAGTGGCCTTACTTTCTTAAAAATTGGTTGGCTTCCGGAAATCAAAAAAGAATTTTATACCGAATTACCCATTAACTTAGAAGTGGTTGGCCATTATCACGAATTCGGTGAATTTGTGAGTAAAGTCGCTCAGTTGCCTCGTATTGTAAGTTTGCATGACTTTAAAATTGAGAATGCAGCGAACAACCAACTAATCTTTACCGTGATAGCGAAAACCTATCGTTATGAGCAGAAGGAGCAGAAGAAATGA
- a CDS encoding pilus assembly protein PilP, translating into MRLFHGVALGLITLLVGCNDNTAEQKEFIDQVKASAVPKVEPIPKMPDFEHFPYGAGQLRSPFVVPEPAIIESNVLQVKNCLQPDPDRSRDPLEKYPLDNLMMKGTIAKGGVRWGLIRTSDNALYRVRKGNYIGLYHGEVVAVNADHLELRELIPDGTGCWKERLTKLELLDAVENGQSEKQ; encoded by the coding sequence ATGAGACTGTTCCATGGCGTAGCGCTAGGGCTTATTACTTTGCTGGTTGGCTGTAACGACAATACGGCTGAACAAAAAGAATTTATAGATCAGGTTAAGGCGAGTGCGGTTCCAAAGGTCGAACCAATCCCAAAAATGCCTGATTTTGAACACTTTCCTTACGGAGCGGGACAACTTCGTAGTCCGTTTGTTGTGCCTGAACCCGCAATTATCGAAAGCAATGTTTTACAAGTGAAAAACTGTTTACAACCTGACCCAGACCGCTCGCGAGACCCACTCGAAAAGTATCCATTGGATAACTTAATGATGAAAGGGACCATTGCAAAAGGCGGGGTACGTTGGGGATTAATTCGCACCTCAGATAATGCCCTTTATCGAGTGAGAAAAGGGAACTACATTGGTCTATATCATGGCGAAGTGGTTGCTGTTAACGCAGATCATCTAGAATTGCGAGAACTGATCCCGGATGGTACAGGGTGCTGGAAAGAACGACTGACAAAACTGGAACTGTTAGACGCAGTGGAGAATGGCCAGAGTGAAAAACAATAA